DNA from Gephyromycinifex aptenodytis:
CGCTGTCGGGGGTCTGCGGGCGAACATCCTGCACGTCATCTATGTCGGGATGCGGCTGGGCCACCACCGGGCCGGGGCCGGCCGAGGGCGGTGGATCTTCGCGAAGGACGACGACGTTGCCGGAGACGGTGCGGGCCTTGATGGCCACCGAGCGATCACCCTCGTGGGTGTGCCCGCCGCGTTTGCCGTCTTCGGAATGCAACGTTTGCCCGTCGATGACGACATGGCCGGAGGTCGAGGTCACGGTGGCGTCATAGCCGGCAGCGGCGGGCATCCGGATCGTCAGATCCCCGGAGACGGCGTTCGCCGTGATCAGGCAGCGTCCGGAGCTCAGGTCGATGATCGCAGCGCCGGAGACACTGTTGAGCTTGATGCTGCGCAGCGGGGAGTCCTGCACCGTGATTCGCCCAGAAACCGTCTTGGCTTTCAACTCCCCGGAGCAGGATGCCGCCTCAAGATCACCGCTGACGAGGTTGACGTCCAGGCTGCCCGCCAGCCGGTCCAAGGTCAGCGACCCGGAGACTCCGTAAGCACTCACGCTGCCGTCCAAGCCGCCGACGAGCACGTCCGCGGTGACGGTCTTGACCGACAGTTTCGCCGCGCGCGGCAGCGTGAGTGTCACCCGGCTGGTGACCCCGGCCTGCCCACCGCCGAAGGCTGCCCCCACTGTCGCGCCGAGGATCCCCTTCAAGGGGCCCCAGACCTGGCCGTTGGCGTCCTTGTACTGCTCGATTTTGAGGACGCCTTGCTCGAAGGAGACGGTGATGGGAGCCCCGCCCACCTCGTCCACCTCCAGGATTGCCGAGTTCGGATCAGCGTGGGTCACGACGTCGAGCGAGCCCGCGGGCAACGCCACCGACACCGACCGCACCTGCTGCCCGGGCTCGCCGAGAGTCTTGCGAGTGGGGTGATCGATCTGGACGTCCATGCCTACCTCCGCGAAAACGCGATATAGCGTGACTGATGAAAGTCACGCTATATCGCGTATTACCGGAGGGCAACCCTGCACGGGTGCAACCGGATCAGGGAGCGATCTGCAGCCAGTGCTCCCAGCCGCCGTGCAACACCAACCACGCCAGCAGGCCGTAGCCGGCCTGACCCGGGTGGCGCTGATCGCGGGAAGCGCCCAATTCGCCCATCCATTGATCGTGCTCGGCCAGCGGGTAGTAACAGTCGACGAAAGGCACCGAGCGCCGGGCGCAGACGTCTGCCTGGGCTTCGACGATGATCTCCAACCGCTCGTTGGTGGTGGGGTCCAAAGTCGGGGGCGGACCGACGACGAAGGGAGAGATCCCGCGAGCGGTTGCGTCATCCAACACGTTGGCCAGGTTGAGACGCGAACGGGCCGTGGACAGACCGTTGACGACATCGAAGAGGCCGACACCGACCACCAGGCGCCGCTCTCGGCGTTCCTGCCAGCGAACGAGCCCCTCCGCCTTCCACCGCTCCAGGACGTCGGCGGAGGAATCGCCGCGCACCCCAAGGTTGTAGGCAGACACGTCAAGGTCGGGGTGGGCGGTGCGGCCCATCACCCGCGACACCCAGCCCAGACCCTTCGGATCGCCGTACCCCGAGACGAAGCCATCGCCGATGAAGACGATGCCGACGTCGCGTGGGCCCTCATGGGCCATAGCGTCAGCGCTCGGAGTGAACGTCGTGGGGATGCCGTCGTCGGCGTAGTCGGTGGACTCGTAGTCGTCAGTCACGGATGCTCAGTCCTCGTCGTCGTCGAGGCGCGCCAGCCACGTGGCCAGACGCTCGATCGGGGTCTCGAACTCGGGTTGGAGGTCGACGAACGTTCGAAGCTGCTCGGCGAGCCAGTCCAGTGTTACCTCCTCATCGCCGCGTCGCTTCTGCAATTCCTCGATGCCGCGGTCGGTGAAGTACACGATGGTCATTGTGCCCTATCGGCCGGGCGCAGCCGCCCATCCCCGCGATGGGTGTGCCTACCGAGACCCGCTCGTGTCTTTCCGGCGAGGTTTCCCTGACCACTGGTTGCCCAATCCCAGAAGGTCGGGCGCCTCAAGAAGCCACGCGATCCCGGTGGAGCCCCCGGCAGCGACGGCCGCGACGGATGCAGACACAGCGATGCCCCTGCGCTCCCGGCACGAAACGGCCGGAGGCGCAGGGGCATCGAGGGCTGGGGTCAGCGAGCGAAGGCCTGATTCATCAGTTCTTCCTGCTCGACCGCGTGCACCTTGCTGGAACCGGTCGACGGAGCTGCCGACTCAGGCCGCGAGACGACCGTCAACGGACGGTCTTCACCCAGCGCCGACAACGCCGCCGGCAGGTTGAGCGCCATGAAAGGCCACGCACCCTGGTTGCGGGGCTCGTCCTGCACCCACATGAGCTCCGCGTTCGGGTACTTCTTGACCGCCTCTGCGATCTCCTCCGCAGGCAGCGGGTAGAGCTGTTCGACCCGCAAGATCGCCGTCGTGGAGTCTTCGCGCTTCTCACGCTCAGCCTCGAGGTCGTACACCACCCGACTGGAAGCGAGCAGCACCCGTTGGACCGTCTGCGGAGACGGCGAAGCGTGGTCTGCCAGCACCGGCTGGAACGAGCCCTCGGTGAAGGCCTCGACCGGACTCGTGGCTGCCTTCAACCGCAACAACTGCTTCGGTGTGAAGACGATGAGCGGCTTACGCGGACGTGCATAAGCCTGTCGACGCAGCAGGTGGAAGTAGCTCGCCGGGGTACTCGGATAGGCCACTGTCATGTTGTCCTGGGCGCACAACTGCAGGTAGCGCTCAATCCGAGCCGAGCTGTGGTCCGGCCCCTGACCCTCATAGCCGTGGGGCAGGAGCAGCACGACCGAACTGCGCTGGTTCCACTTCTGTTCGCTGGAGCTGATGAATTCGTCGATGATGCTCTGCGCGCCGTTGGCGAAGTCACCGAACTGCGCCTCCCAGCAGACCAACGCGTCGGGGCGCTCCACCGAGTAGCCGTATTCGAAGCCCATGGCGGCGAACTCGCTGAGCAGCGAGTCATAGATCCAGAACCGCGCCTGGTCACCCAGGTACAGCAGCGGCGTCCACTCCTCGGCGGTGGTGCGATCGATGAGCACTGCGTGGCGTTGGGTGAACGTGCCACGACGGCTGTCCTGACCGGCCACCCGCACCGGGGTGCCTTCGGTCAGCAGCGAACCGAAGGCCAAGAGCTCGCCCATCGCCCAGTCGACGCCGCCCTCGCGGGTCATCACCGTGCGCTTCTCCAGCATCTTCTGCAACTTCTTGTGGACGTTGAACCCCTCGGGGTACTTCGTCCAGGCGTCACCGAGACGCTCCAGAAGCTCCTTGTCGATCGCGGTGGAGAACTTGCGGCTCGGAGTGCGGTCGTCCTTCTCCTGAGCCTCCGGGCGTTCCAGACCGGCGGTCCCGCTTTGGCCCTTGGCGTCTTGCTTGGCCGCTTCCTTGGTCTCCACGAACACCTGCTCAAGGCGCCCCTGGTAGTCCCGCATCGCGGTCTCGGCGTCTTCGGGGGTGATGTCGCCACGACCGATGAGGGCCTCGGTGTACAGCTTTCGAACGCTGCGCTTGGCCTCGATCAGGTGGTACATGAGCGGCTGGGTCATCGAGGGGTCATCGCCCTCGTTGTGGCCACGGCGCCGGTAACACACCATGTCGATGACAATGTCCTTGGCGAACTTCTGCCGGTAGTCGTAGGCCAGGCGAGCCACTCGGACCACGGCTTCGGGGTCGTCGCCGTTGACGTGGATGATCGGCGCCTGAATGGTGCGAGCCAAGTCCGAGCAGTACACCGAGGAGCGGGAGCTTCCCGGGGCAGTGGTGAAGCCGACCTGGTTGTTGACGATGATGTGGATGGTCCCGCCGGTGCGGTAACCGCGCAGCTGGGAAAGCTGCAGGGTTTCCAGCACGACACCCTGGCCGGCGAAGGCCGCGTCACCGTGCATCAGCAGCGGCAACACGGTGAAAGCTTCGCCGTGCAGGTCCAAGCGGTCCTGCTTGGCCCGCACGATGCCCTCCAGGACCGGGTTGACGGCCTCCAGGTGACTCGGGTTCGCGGCCAGGTAGACCTTGGTCTTCTTGCCGTCCTCGCTGGTGAACTCCCCCTCGGTGCCGAGGTGGTACTTCACGTCGCCAGAGCCCTGGACGCTGCGCGGGTCCTGCTTGCCCTCGAACTCACGGAAGATCTGTCCGTAGGACTTACCGGCGATGTTGGCCAGCACGTTGAGACGGCCACGGTGCGGCATGCCGATGCAGACCTCATCCATGCCGTCCTCGGCCGCGCAGACGAGAACCTCGTCCAGCGCGGCGATAACGGACTCGCCGCCCTCGAGGCTGAACCGCTTCTGCCCGACGAACTTCGTCTGCAAGAAGGTCTCGAAGGCCTCTGCCGCGTTGAGACGGCGCAGGATGCGCATCTGCTCATCCCGGCTGATCTTCTCCTGGCGGACCTCGCTGCGCTTCTGCATCCAATGCCGCTGCTCGGGGTCCTGGATGTGCATGTATTCCACGCCCACGGTGCGGCAGTAGCTGTCCTGCAGGATGCCGAGCATCTCGCGCAGGGTCGCCATCGGCTTGCCGCCGAAACCATCGGTGGGGAACTCACGGTCGAGGTCCCAGATGGTCAGGCCGTGCGTGGACAGCTGCAGGTCGGGGTGACGACGCTGGCGGTACTCCAGGGGGTCGGTGTCAGCCAGCAGGTGGCCGCGCACGCGGTAGGCGTGGATGAGCTGCTGCACCCTGGCCGACTTCGCCAGGTCGTCGTCGTGGATC
Protein-coding regions in this window:
- a CDS encoding GDSL-type esterase/lipase family protein; protein product: MAHEGPRDVGIVFIGDGFVSGYGDPKGLGWVSRVMGRTAHPDLDVSAYNLGVRGDSSADVLERWKAEGLVRWQERRERRLVVGVGLFDVVNGLSTARSRLNLANVLDDATARGISPFVVGPPPTLDPTTNERLEIIVEAQADVCARRSVPFVDCYYPLAEHDQWMGELGASRDQRHPGQAGYGLLAWLVLHGGWEHWLQIAP
- a CDS encoding DUF4097 family beta strand repeat-containing protein, giving the protein MDVQIDHPTRKTLGEPGQQVRSVSVALPAGSLDVVTHADPNSAILEVDEVGGAPITVSFEQGVLKIEQYKDANGQVWGPLKGILGATVGAAFGGGQAGVTSRVTLTLPRAAKLSVKTVTADVLVGGLDGSVSAYGVSGSLTLDRLAGSLDVNLVSGDLEAASCSGELKAKTVSGRITVQDSPLRSIKLNSVSGAAIIDLSSGRCLITANAVSGDLTIRMPAAAGYDATVTSTSGHVVIDGQTLHSEDGKRGGHTHEGDRSVAIKARTVSGNVVVLREDPPPSAGPGPVVAQPHPDIDDVQDVRPQTPDSDEEI
- a CDS encoding DUF6104 family protein; its protein translation is MYFTDRGIEELQKRRGDEEVTLDWLAEQLRTFVDLQPEFETPIERLATWLARLDDDED
- a CDS encoding multifunctional oxoglutarate decarboxylase/oxoglutarate dehydrogenase thiamine pyrophosphate-binding subunit/dihydrolipoyllysine-residue succinyltransferase subunit, whose translation is MDEQPSKSDPLAAFGPNQWLVDELYEQYLDDKHSVDKAWWEFFADYKPGRPGTSEASAPKPAAVSSDKDEKGSAEVKSSPAKESDARERDVASTGEPAQKKPQSTQNADSAPGGTSAKGGSGSQPTTETGDRTPAKQSADVDDKKADTGAESKAASAGSHETSPASPEAGSGSEHGEPVARQMPTARDAPSTRATVIKDEGAVKQLKGPAARIVTNMDASLTVPTATSVRSMPAKALIDNRIAINEHLRRNRGGKVSFTHMIGYAIVKALVAMPEMNYCFGDKDGKPAVIQPAHINFGLAIDLPKPDGSRSLVVPSVKAAEQLDFFGFWNAYEDIVRRARDNKLTVEDFQGTTISLTNPGTIGTVHSVPRLMKGQGTIIGVGAMEYPAEWQGASAETLSRQAISKIMTLTSTYDHRIIQGAASGDFLRLIHSYLLGEHDFYDEIYESLRIPYEPIRWSRDVSTIHDDDLAKSARVQQLIHAYRVRGHLLADTDPLEYRQRRHPDLQLSTHGLTIWDLDREFPTDGFGGKPMATLREMLGILQDSYCRTVGVEYMHIQDPEQRHWMQKRSEVRQEKISRDEQMRILRRLNAAEAFETFLQTKFVGQKRFSLEGGESVIAALDEVLVCAAEDGMDEVCIGMPHRGRLNVLANIAGKSYGQIFREFEGKQDPRSVQGSGDVKYHLGTEGEFTSEDGKKTKVYLAANPSHLEAVNPVLEGIVRAKQDRLDLHGEAFTVLPLLMHGDAAFAGQGVVLETLQLSQLRGYRTGGTIHIIVNNQVGFTTAPGSSRSSVYCSDLARTIQAPIIHVNGDDPEAVVRVARLAYDYRQKFAKDIVIDMVCYRRRGHNEGDDPSMTQPLMYHLIEAKRSVRKLYTEALIGRGDITPEDAETAMRDYQGRLEQVFVETKEAAKQDAKGQSGTAGLERPEAQEKDDRTPSRKFSTAIDKELLERLGDAWTKYPEGFNVHKKLQKMLEKRTVMTREGGVDWAMGELLAFGSLLTEGTPVRVAGQDSRRGTFTQRHAVLIDRTTAEEWTPLLYLGDQARFWIYDSLLSEFAAMGFEYGYSVERPDALVCWEAQFGDFANGAQSIIDEFISSSEQKWNQRSSVVLLLPHGYEGQGPDHSSARIERYLQLCAQDNMTVAYPSTPASYFHLLRRQAYARPRKPLIVFTPKQLLRLKAATSPVEAFTEGSFQPVLADHASPSPQTVQRVLLASSRVVYDLEAEREKREDSTTAILRVEQLYPLPAEEIAEAVKKYPNAELMWVQDEPRNQGAWPFMALNLPAALSALGEDRPLTVVSRPESAAPSTGSSKVHAVEQEELMNQAFAR